A single window of Coregonus clupeaformis isolate EN_2021a unplaced genomic scaffold, ASM2061545v1 scaf0159, whole genome shotgun sequence DNA harbors:
- the LOC121555746 gene encoding uncharacterized protein LOC121555746 isoform X1, translated as MMAYQFSTSDIITTPHEPSSGSSHQFPQNSPPPPFPSDSPPSPPPPYHSTQDQDQTPDSTPQEFEEEFVEEQNNAADVPQLRRYFENQGTTNFSLRLAGIRRAMEALTSSDSTSLNYLTHAGRMVLSGLSELNQQDVRQFQQAYDLLVNFINEPANRERLEQEMALVGIDRINFADVFYEFVLLSLLEGKTSLPISEPGSFLYLLLQVIMRIDPPGGAWTEAAENFYLLVKGQMKAWLESIFNLNESIYESPERLSGEVMRNLEIQVEFLLSSLD; from the exons atgatGGCATATCAGTTCTCCacctctgacatcatcaccacccCTCATGAGCCGTCCTCTGGCTCCTCTCACCAGTTCCCCCAGAATTCTCCgcctccccctttcccttccgattcccctcccagtccccctccaccttaccactccacccaggaccaggaccagaccccTGACAGCACTCCTCAG GAGTTTGAGGAGGAGTTTGTGGAGGAGCAAAATAATGCTGCAGATGTGCCCCAGTTGCG GCGTTACTTTGAAAACCAAGGGACAACCAACTTCTCTCTGAGGCTGGCCGGTATCAGACGTGCTATGGAG GCTCTGACATCCTCAGACAGTACCTCCCTCAATTACCTCACCCACGCTGGGAGGATGGTGTTGAGTGGACTATCCGAGCTCAACCAGCAG gatgtgaggcAGTTTCAGCAGGCCTACGACCTACTGGTGAACTTCATTAATGAGCCAGCAAACAGGGAGCGACTAGAGCAGGAGATGGCTCTCGTAGGA ATCGACCGCATCAACTTCGCAGATGTTTTTTATGAATTCGTTCTACTAAGCCTTCTAGAAGGAAAGACATCTCTTCCTATATCT GAGCCTGGTAGCTTCCTTTATCTGCTCCTGCAAGTCATAATGAGGATTGACCCTCCTGGAGGAGCCTGGACAGAGGCTGCTGAGAACTTCTACCTCCTCGTTAAG GGCCAGATGAAGGCATGGCTAGAATCCATCTTCAACCTCAATGAGTCAATCTATGAAAGCCCAGAGAGGCTCTCAGGGGAGGTGATGAGGAATCTAGAAATACAGGTTGAGTTCCTGCTGTCCAGCCTGGATTAA
- the LOC121555743 gene encoding beta,beta-carotene 15,15'-dioxygenase, with product MAQSIIGKNGTESPEPVKAEVTGCVPEWLQGTLLRNGPGLFKVGDTEYNHWFDGMALIHSFTFKDGDVYYRSKFLRSDTFKKNIQANKIVVSEFGTMICPDPCKNIFSKAFSYLLAAIPDFTDNNLINIIRYGEDYYASSEVNYMNQIDPMTLDVIGKMNYRNHIALNLATAHPHYDDEGNTYNMGTALMRFGMPKYVIFKVPVNASDKEHKKPALQKVKQVCNIPFRSTLFPSYFHSFGMTENYIIFVEQPFKLDILRLATAVFRSVNWASCLKYDKGDITLIHLVDIKTGKAVSTKFYTDALVVFHHINAYEDDEHVVFDMITYKDSNLYEMFYLANLRKETHEFIESNMVNFSPPICQRFVLPLTLDKDTPKGTNLVRLKDTTAKAVMQKDGSLYCLPDTIFEGLELPGINYKFNGKKYRYFYGSRVEWTPHPNKIGKVDIVTRKHIEWIEEDCYPSEPVFVASPGAVEEDDGVILSSVVSLNPKKSPFMLVLNAKTFEEIARASIDASIHMDLHGHFIPIQSSN from the exons atggctCAATCCATCATCGGCAAGAACGGGACTGAATCGCCCGAACCTGTCAAAGCAGAAGTAACAG GATGTGTCCCTGAGTGGTTACAAGGGACATTGCTGCGCAATGGTCCTGGTCTTTTTAAAGTGGGAGACACTGAATACAACCACTGGTTTGATGGCATGGCCTTAATTCATAGTTTCACCTTCAAAGATG GTGATGTGTACTACAGGAGTAAATTCCTGAGGAGTGACACCTTCAAGAAGAACATTCAGGCAAACAAGATTGTTGTGTCAGAATTTGGGACCATGATATGTCCTGATCCCTGCAAAAACATATTTTCAAA AGCCTTCTCCTACCTTCTCGCTGCCATCCCTGACTTCACAGATAACAACCTGATAAATATCATTAGATATGGTGAGGACTACTATGCCTCATCAGAAGTCAACTACATGAATCAAATTGACCCAATGACCCTGGACGTAATTGGAAAG ATGAACTACAGGAATCACATTGCTCTGAACCTGGCGACAGCACACCCTCACTACGACGATGAGGGAAACACCTATAACATGGGAACTGCCCTCATGAGGTTTGGCATGCCAAAGTATGTCATCTTCAAGGTTCCAGTCAATGCATCAG ATAAGGAGCATAAGAAGCCTGCCCTGCAGAAGGTGAAACAGGTCTGCAATATACCGTTTCGCTCCACCCTCTTCCCCAGCTACTTCCACAGCTTCGGCATGACAGAGAACTACATCATCTTTGTCGAGCAGCCATTCAAACTGGACATCCTCAGACTGGCCACAGCTGTCTTTAGAAGCGTAAACTGGGCCAGCTGCCTCAAATACGACAAAGGGGACATT ACGCTGATCCACCTGGTCGACATAAAGACTGGGAAGGCTGTGTCCACCAAGTTCTACACAGATGCCCTGGTGGTTTTCCACCACATCAATGCCTACGaggacgacgaacatgtagtgttTGACATGATCACCTACAAAGACAGCAATCTGTATGAAATGTTCTACTTAGCGAACCTGAGAAAGGAAACACATGAATTCATTGAGAGCAACATGGTCAACTTCTCCCCACCAATCTGCCAGAGATTCGTCTTGCCTCTCACTCTTGACAAG GATACTCCAAAAGGAACCAATCTGGTGAGGCTCAAAGACACAACAGCCAAAGCAGTGATGCAGAAAGATGGCTCGCTGTATTGCCTGCCTGACACAATATTTGAAG GTTTGGAGTTGCCAGGGATTAACTACAAATTCAATGGCAAGAAGTACCGTTATTTCTACGGCTCAAGAGTGGAGTGGACTCCACACCCAAATAAG ATTGGGAAGGTGGACATCGTGACCAGAAAGCACATTGAGTGGATAGAGGAGGACTGCTACCCCTCTGAGCCTGTGTTTGTTGCCTCACCAGGAGCTGTGGAGGAGGATGATG GAGTCATTTTGTCCTCAGTCGTCTCACTCAATCCAAAGAAATCCCCCTTCATGCTTGTCCTCAATGCCAAAACCTTTGAGGAAATTGCTCGTGCCTCAATCGACGCCAGCATTCACATGGATCTGCATGGACACTTCATTCCCATACAGAGCTCCAACTGA
- the LOC121572499 gene encoding uncharacterized protein LOC121572499 — protein sequence MVLNSVKITAVCRAIMSRSMFSRLLTATPLRFLRERPLMSAAGLLFATGSAVYFYSKYYGIGEDALATVESVDRVVTVEEDNEPTLDQEDPVLVQYVVEEVGHRPCLALIPWSGPLWVPSSPTYYLTHAGRMLVRELAVLNTQIFTVEQPIFTCFTPARRMVWNELSSQNEQYVDEEVGHRSCLALIPWSGPLCVPIFPVFSKAKPVYYLTRAGRMLVTELAVLNTQTSKLVIEEPTIHLTEAGRLVLDQLSAPSDSHSQGLVQVVLTNNKVTGIKFLGRRIHGLMSCLVKRRSEFTYYEDAQWRGTRRGG from the exons ATGGTTTTGAACTCAGTCAAAATCACTGCAGTATGTAGAGCGATAATGAGTAGGTCTATGTTCAGTCGTTTGTTGACAGCGACCCCGCTGAGATTCCTCCGCGAGAGGCCGCTTATGAGTGCAGCTGGCCTGTTGTTTGCGACCGGTTCGGCAGTCTACTTTTATAGTAAATATTACGGTATCGGTGAGGATGCACTGGCCACCGTGGAGAGCGTGGACCGTGTTGTCACGGTTGAGGAGG ATAATGAGCCCACCCTGGACCAGGAGGACCCAGTCCTTGTTCAG TATGTGGTTGAGGAGGTTGGGCACCggccctgtctggctttaatcccttggtctggacctctgtgggttcccagctct CCAACATATTACCTTACCCATGCTGggaggatgctggtgagagagctggcagtgttaaacaCGCAG ATATTCACAGTGGAGCAGCCCATTTTCACCTGTTTCACTCCTGCTAGGAGGATGGTATGGAATGAACTGTCCTCTCAAAATGAACAG tatgtggatgaggaggttgggcaccggtcctgtctggctttaatcccttggtctggaccctTGTGTGTTCCTATCTTT cctgtcttctccaaGGCCAAACCAGTCTACTACCTCACTCGTGCTGGGAGAATGCTGGTAACAGAGCTTgcagtgttaaacacacag ACTTCCAAATTGGTTATTGAGGAGCCTACCATTCACCTCACTGAAGCTGGGAGGCTAGTGCTTGACCAACTGTCAGCACCTTCAGATAGCCATTCACAG GGTCTCGTCCAGGTGGTCCTCACCAACAACAAGGTGACTGGTATTAAG TTCCTTGGTAGAAGGATCCATGGACTCATGTCCTGCCTCGTCAAGAGGAGGTCTGAGTTCACCTAttatgaggatgcccag TGGAGGGGTaccaggagagggggatga
- the LOC121555746 gene encoding uncharacterized protein LOC121555746 isoform X2: MMAYQFSTSDIITTPHEPSSGSSHQFPQNSPPPPFPSDSPPSPPPPYHSTQDQDQTPDSTPQEFEEEFVEEQNNAADVPQLRRYFENQGTTNFSLRLAGIRRAMEALTSSDSTSLNYLTHAGRMVLSGLSELNQQIDRINFADVFYEFVLLSLLEGKTSLPISEPGSFLYLLLQVIMRIDPPGGAWTEAAENFYLLVKGQMKAWLESIFNLNESIYESPERLSGEVMRNLEIQVEFLLSSLD, translated from the exons atgatGGCATATCAGTTCTCCacctctgacatcatcaccacccCTCATGAGCCGTCCTCTGGCTCCTCTCACCAGTTCCCCCAGAATTCTCCgcctccccctttcccttccgattcccctcccagtccccctccaccttaccactccacccaggaccaggaccagaccccTGACAGCACTCCTCAG GAGTTTGAGGAGGAGTTTGTGGAGGAGCAAAATAATGCTGCAGATGTGCCCCAGTTGCG GCGTTACTTTGAAAACCAAGGGACAACCAACTTCTCTCTGAGGCTGGCCGGTATCAGACGTGCTATGGAG GCTCTGACATCCTCAGACAGTACCTCCCTCAATTACCTCACCCACGCTGGGAGGATGGTGTTGAGTGGACTATCCGAGCTCAACCAGCAG ATCGACCGCATCAACTTCGCAGATGTTTTTTATGAATTCGTTCTACTAAGCCTTCTAGAAGGAAAGACATCTCTTCCTATATCT GAGCCTGGTAGCTTCCTTTATCTGCTCCTGCAAGTCATAATGAGGATTGACCCTCCTGGAGGAGCCTGGACAGAGGCTGCTGAGAACTTCTACCTCCTCGTTAAG GGCCAGATGAAGGCATGGCTAGAATCCATCTTCAACCTCAATGAGTCAATCTATGAAAGCCCAGAGAGGCTCTCAGGGGAGGTGATGAGGAATCTAGAAATACAGGTTGAGTTCCTGCTGTCCAGCCTGGATTAA
- the LOC121555746 gene encoding mitoguardin 1-like isoform X3, with translation MSRPLAPLTSSPRILRLPLSLPIPLPVPLHLTTPPRTRTRPLTALLRRYFENQGTTNFSLRLAGIRRAMEALTSSDSTSLNYLTHAGRMVLSGLSELNQQDVRQFQQAYDLLVNFINEPANRERLEQEMALVGIDRINFADVFYEFVLLSLLEGKTSLPISEPGSFLYLLLQVIMRIDPPGGAWTEAAENFYLLVKGQMKAWLESIFNLNESIYESPERLSGEVMRNLEIQVEFLLSSLD, from the exons ATGAGCCGTCCTCTGGCTCCTCTCACCAGTTCCCCCAGAATTCTCCgcctccccctttcccttccgattcccctcccagtccccctccaccttaccactccacccaggaccaggaccagaccccTGACAGCACTCCTCAG GCGTTACTTTGAAAACCAAGGGACAACCAACTTCTCTCTGAGGCTGGCCGGTATCAGACGTGCTATGGAG GCTCTGACATCCTCAGACAGTACCTCCCTCAATTACCTCACCCACGCTGGGAGGATGGTGTTGAGTGGACTATCCGAGCTCAACCAGCAG gatgtgaggcAGTTTCAGCAGGCCTACGACCTACTGGTGAACTTCATTAATGAGCCAGCAAACAGGGAGCGACTAGAGCAGGAGATGGCTCTCGTAGGA ATCGACCGCATCAACTTCGCAGATGTTTTTTATGAATTCGTTCTACTAAGCCTTCTAGAAGGAAAGACATCTCTTCCTATATCT GAGCCTGGTAGCTTCCTTTATCTGCTCCTGCAAGTCATAATGAGGATTGACCCTCCTGGAGGAGCCTGGACAGAGGCTGCTGAGAACTTCTACCTCCTCGTTAAG GGCCAGATGAAGGCATGGCTAGAATCCATCTTCAACCTCAATGAGTCAATCTATGAAAGCCCAGAGAGGCTCTCAGGGGAGGTGATGAGGAATCTAGAAATACAGGTTGAGTTCCTGCTGTCCAGCCTGGATTAA